In one window of Miscanthus floridulus cultivar M001 chromosome 12, ASM1932011v1, whole genome shotgun sequence DNA:
- the LOC136497785 gene encoding probable high-affinity nitrate transporter-activating protein 2.2, producing MMARSGAALPPLLLLLLLVVVGACFARPAAAAHLSALGRTLVVEASPKAGQVLYAGEDTITVTWRLNASAPAGADAGYKAVKATLCYAPASQEDRGWRKANDDLSKDKACQFEIAQPQPYAYAAGGPGTRTLRYRVARDVPSASYHVRAYALDESGAPVGYGQTAAAYYFRVAGDTGVHASLRVAAAVLSALSVAALAFFAVVEKRRKDE from the exons ATGATGGCTCGTTCTGGGGCGGCTTTGCCgccgttgttgctgctgctgctgctggtcgtGGTCGGCGCTTGCTTCgcgaggccggcggcggcggcgcacctcTCCGCGCTCGGCAGGACACTCGTCGTCGAGGCGTCGCCAAAGGCCGGCCAAG TCCTGTACGCCGGCGAGGACACGATCACCGTGACATGGCGCCTCAACGCGTCAGCGCCGGCCGGCGCGGACGCCGGGTACAAGGCGGTGAAGGCGACGCTCTGCTACGCGCCGGCGAGCCAGGAGGACCGCGGGTGGCGCAAGGCCAACGACGACCTGAGCAAGGACAAGGCATGCCAGTTCGAGATCGCCCAGCCGCAGCCGTACGCGTACGCCGCCGGCGGCCCGGGCACGCGCACGCTCCGGTACAGGGTCGCCCGCGACGTCCCCAGCGCGTCCTACCACGTGCGCGCCTACGCGCTGGACGAGTCCGGGGCGCCCGTGGGCTACGGCCAGACCGCGGCCGCTTACTACTTCCGCGTCGCGGGCGACACGGGCGTCCACGCGTCCCTCCGGGTCGCCGCCGCCGTGCTCTCCGCGCTCTCCGTCGCCGCGCTCGCCTTCTTCGCCGTCGtcgagaagaggaggaaggacgAGTGA
- the LOC136497011 gene encoding eukaryotic translation initiation factor 4B1-like, which produces MSKPWGGVGAWALDAERAEEEEREQALSFPAPEPPAAAGGAASFPSLREAAAAAAGGKSKKNKKGTTLSLSEFTTYGAAAAQRRAAPVEPKGLTHQEMMMLPTGPRERSAEELDRSRGFRSYGGGGGFGAGGERRGGFDDEDRRGPGRSSDLDMPSRADEADDWGATKKFTPAPADSGRRDRFGGPSPLGRADDIDDWSRDKKPLPSRYPSLGSGGGFRDSPGFRDSSAASDSDRWVRGATPMPHNGQGAGERPRIVLNPPKRDPTAAASTPPAEVARNRPSPFGAARPREDVLAEKGVDWRKFENEIEQKTSRPNSSHSSRPNSAHSSRPGTPGSQVSAVGSEGAPRARPKVNPFGDAKPRELVLQEKGKDWRKIDLELEHRAINRPESDEERNLKEEINLLKVDLKEIEGKMSNGSDQTSVDAKDLSEKISQLESQLEQLSRELDDKIRFGQRPRSGAGRVTTLAPTSFGEEPQATVVDRPRSRGGMEPPPRQEERWGFQGSRERGSFVGSRNSDRPMARQRW; this is translated from the exons ATGTCGAAGCCCTGGGGTGGCGTCGGCGCGTGGGCGCTGGACGCCGAgcgcgccgaggaggaggagcgcgagCAGGCCCTGTCCTTCCCGGCGCCCGAGCCGCCCGCGGCCGCGGGCGGCGCCGCCAGCTTCCCGAGCCTCCGCGAggcggccgccgcggccgccggggGCAAGtcgaagaagaacaagaagggcaCCACGCTGTCGCTGTCCGAGTTCACCACCTACGGCGCGGCCGCGGCCCAGCGGCGCGCGGCGCCCGTTGAGCCCAAGGGCCTGACCCACCAGGAGATGATGATGCTGCCCACGGGACCCCGGGAGCGCTCGGCCGAGGAGCTGGACCGCTCCCGCGGGTTCCGCtcctacggcggcggcggcggcttcggcGCCGGAGGGGAGCGCCGCGGCGGCTTCGACGACGAGGACCGCCGCGGGCCGGGCAGAAGCTCGGATCTTGACATGCCCTCCCGCGCCGACGAGGCTGACGACTGGGGCGCCACTAAGAAGTTCACCCCGGCTCCCGCCGACTCTGGCCGCCGTGATAGGTTCGGCGGGCCTTCCCCTCTCGGCCGTGCTGATGACATTGACGACTGGTCGCGCGACAAGAAGCCGCTCCCGTCGCGCTACCCCAGCCTCGGTTCTGGAGGTGGCTTCCGTGACTCGCCGGGCTTCCGCGACTCATCAGCTGCTTCTGATTCTGACCGTTGGGTCCGTGGAGCCACCCCGATGCCACACAACGGCCAGGGGGCGGGGGAGAGGCCGCGCATCGTCCTCAATCCTCCTAAACGTGACCCGACGGCAGCTGCCTCCACCCCACCTGCTGAGGTGGCCCGCAACCGCCCAAGCCCGTTTGGGGCTGCAAGGCCCCGGGAGGATGTGCTGGCCGAGAAGGGGGTGGACTGGAGGAAGTTTGAGAATGAGATTGAGCAGAAGACCAGCCGGCCTAACAGCTCGCACTCCAGCAGGCCGAATAGCGCTCATTCCTCCCGCCCGGGGACCCCTGGGTCGCAGGTTTCTGCCGTTGGGAGTGAAGGAGCTCCGAGGGCACGGCCAAAGGTTAACCCATTTGGTGATGCCAAGCCAAGAGAATTGGTGTTGCAGGaaaaagggaaagattggagGAAGATTGATCTTGAGCTCGAGCATCGTGCTATAAATAG GCCAGAGtctgatgaagaaagaaatttgaaagaAGAAATCAACCTTCTGAAGGTGGATCTTAAAGAAATTGAGGGAAAGATGAGTAATGGTTCTGACCAGACATCGGTAGATGCAAAAGATTTGTCTGAGAAGATATCCCAGTTGGAAAGCCAGCTTGAGCAGCTTTCAAGGGAGTTGGATGACAAGATTCGATTTGGGCAAAGGCCACGTTCTGGTGCAGGCAGGGTTACAACACTTGCACCAACTAGTTTTGGGGAGGAACCACAGGCTACAGTGGTGGACAGACCGCGTTCTCGTGGTGGTATGGAACCACCCCCAAGGCAGGAAGAAAGATGGGGATTTCAAGGAAGCAGAGAAAGGGGCTCTTTTGTTGGAAGCAGAAATTCAGACAG GCCAATGGCAAGACAGAGATGGTGA